The following proteins come from a genomic window of Methanosarcina sp. MTP4:
- a CDS encoding ATPase domain-containing protein: MDAGKTYGKDDTLADIISSGNSEIDSKMGGGIPVSSLGLIEGANDSGKSVLMQQLMKGGLDGQKKVLMFTTENTNRSLLKQMESLALDITDYYIVGRAKIYPIQENLAKGNRETAENLLQVMLKTIESSREDLIIIDSLTVFVVDLPENEILDFFTRCKKLCDRGKTILITAHGYAFSEMLLVRLRSICDVHLHLKIEQMGEQLVKSMEISKVRGAQKATGNIFSFDIRPNFGFKIIPISKARA; this comes from the coding sequence ATGGATGCGGGTAAAACGTACGGAAAAGACGACACCCTGGCGGACATCATATCTTCCGGGAATTCTGAAATTGACAGCAAAATGGGAGGGGGAATCCCCGTATCGTCCCTGGGCTTAATAGAAGGGGCAAATGACAGCGGAAAATCAGTCCTTATGCAGCAGCTAATGAAGGGTGGACTTGACGGCCAGAAAAAAGTGCTCATGTTTACTACCGAAAACACCAACCGAAGCCTTCTAAAACAGATGGAAAGCCTGGCCCTGGATATTACGGATTATTACATTGTCGGAAGGGCAAAAATCTACCCTATTCAGGAGAACCTTGCAAAGGGAAACAGGGAAACCGCTGAAAACCTCCTGCAGGTTATGCTGAAAACAATTGAAAGCTCCAGAGAAGACCTCATAATTATCGATTCATTAACCGTTTTCGTGGTCGACCTCCCAGAAAATGAAATACTTGATTTTTTTACGAGATGTAAGAAACTCTGTGACCGGGGAAAAACCATCCTTATCACAGCTCACGGATATGCCTTTTCGGAGATGCTTCTCGTAAGGCTCCGTTCAATCTGCGATGTTCACCTCCACCTTAAAATAGAACAGATGGGAGAACAGCTTGTAAAAAGCATGGAAATCTCAAAGGTCCGGGGAGCCCAGAAAGCAACCGGAAACATCTTCAGTTTTGATATCAGACCCAATTTCGGATTCAAGATAATTCCAATTTCAAAAGCAAGGGCATAA
- a CDS encoding type II/IV secretion system ATPase subunit encodes MKITRALKGLEHPNLIYAVDNGVPIHIYPDREDIRDYYVPIEPTLGQDIERLLMDLEEIFVDLVDGTELEAETPEERETHLLELIERTCVIREDGAEQKGTWFDFLNKVLKYLNQLFKLKNIEKIYVTPREYQAIKYIILRDKVGLGVLEPLLKDPYIEDISCSGLGHIFVEHKIFSGLKTMITFKDMGDLNSFVVKVSEKIGKPITYRDPIVDATLPDGSRINIVFGEDVSKRGSNFTIRKFAGTPLSILDLIEFGSLDYTIAAYLWILLKQGMSCFIAGETASGKTTLLNALTTFLPPDGKVVSIEDTPELQVPLKNWTREVTRASREESNSEVSMFDLLRAALRQRPNEIMIGEIRGVEGNIAFQAMQTGHPVMSTFHASSVEKLIQRITGDPINVPKTYMDNLNLVICQNAIHLPGKGMIRRVTSVNEIVGYDPVSDTFSFIEVFRWDSSTDSFEFVADMNSYLLENRIAPKLGIPENQTKKIYKDIERRERILRKLHEAKVTGFYDLFAMMIKIEEEGLI; translated from the coding sequence ATGAAAATTACAAGGGCACTGAAAGGGCTCGAACACCCTAACCTCATATATGCCGTGGATAACGGAGTCCCTATCCATATTTACCCTGACAGGGAGGATATAAGGGACTACTACGTGCCCATTGAGCCAACGCTTGGCCAGGATATAGAACGCCTCCTGATGGACCTGGAAGAGATATTCGTAGACCTTGTGGACGGCACCGAACTTGAAGCCGAAACCCCCGAAGAAAGGGAAACCCATCTGCTCGAACTTATTGAAAGGACCTGTGTGATAAGAGAGGATGGGGCCGAACAGAAAGGGACATGGTTTGATTTTTTAAACAAGGTCCTCAAATACCTGAACCAGCTCTTCAAGCTCAAAAACATCGAAAAAATATACGTAACCCCCAGGGAATACCAGGCAATAAAGTATATCATCCTCCGGGACAAGGTCGGGCTGGGAGTACTCGAACCACTCCTCAAGGACCCCTATATAGAAGATATCAGCTGCAGCGGGCTCGGGCACATCTTTGTCGAACATAAGATATTTTCCGGCCTGAAAACAATGATCACGTTCAAGGATATGGGAGACCTCAATTCCTTCGTCGTTAAAGTTTCGGAAAAAATAGGAAAACCCATTACCTACCGGGACCCGATTGTCGATGCCACCCTCCCGGACGGGTCAAGGATCAATATAGTTTTCGGGGAAGACGTCTCGAAAAGGGGTAGCAACTTTACGATCCGGAAGTTTGCAGGCACTCCGCTGTCCATCCTCGACCTGATAGAATTCGGGTCCCTTGACTACACCATAGCCGCATATCTCTGGATCCTGCTCAAACAGGGGATGAGCTGTTTCATTGCGGGGGAAACAGCATCAGGGAAAACCACTCTTCTAAATGCCCTTACAACCTTCCTCCCCCCCGACGGGAAAGTCGTGTCCATTGAAGACACCCCCGAACTGCAGGTCCCTCTCAAGAACTGGACGAGGGAGGTGACAAGGGCTTCCAGGGAAGAAAGCAACTCTGAAGTCTCGATGTTTGACCTCCTAAGGGCAGCCCTGCGTCAGCGCCCGAACGAGATCATGATCGGAGAAATCAGAGGTGTTGAAGGGAACATCGCTTTCCAGGCCATGCAGACAGGGCACCCGGTCATGTCTACCTTCCACGCATCGTCCGTTGAAAAGCTGATCCAGAGGATCACAGGAGACCCTATCAATGTCCCCAAGACCTACATGGACAACCTGAACCTGGTGATCTGCCAGAACGCCATCCACCTCCCTGGAAAAGGGATGATAAGGAGAGTGACCAGCGTAAACGAAATAGTCGGGTATGACCCTGTAAGCGACACATTCTCCTTTATTGAAGTGTTCCGCTGGGACTCTTCCACTGACAGTTTCGAATTTGTAGCAGACATGAACTCGTACCTCCTCGAAAACAGGATAGCCCCTAAACTCGGGATCCCCGAGAACCAGACCAAAAAAATATACAAGGACATCGAGCGCAGAGAGCGGATCCTGAGGAAGCTGCACGAGGCGAAAGTGACCGGATTTTATGACCTTTTTGCAATGATGATCAAGATAGAGGAGGAGGGCCTGATCTAA
- a CDS encoding archaellar assembly protein FlaJ, giving the protein MKEDQKTSDDIFFLLTYMTAISTADIQRDKIFKYASEREEYSIAIYFKKMHILAVKMGYEYSKACKLISKKISNSNLSDLFGRMATALASGESEKDFLMNERETMGEIYSNQYENDVESLKKWTDGYTALLVSVSLIVTMLLISTMIYDMGDVEVMAALVLFIMVFICGMGILILYDSAPSEIKLHSLEQKSREQHIVAALSLILLPLGALAVGVLVYENVRIPYIFLTAAAFMAPIGIVGMIDDLKIEQRDKSFPAFAKSLGSLSGTMGVTTSTAMKKLDRESVGHLEPLIDRLYTRLTLDLDPDLCWEKFIGESGSELINRCTKIYNHAVNLGGDPLEIGKIVSSSSLAIVLLRMKRKMVSKGFIGLNVVMHAVMTGLLIFIIEMMKKFSEVLTQMYDSHFSEFQGASSTAGLGMSMFSVGSNIDFLYKFTIGAIIILTIADSLVVKVVDGGGNYKIYFYGAVMCLISALMILVVPLFVGKIFSFDF; this is encoded by the coding sequence ATGAAAGAAGATCAAAAGACCAGTGATGATATTTTCTTCCTCCTCACCTATATGACAGCGATTTCCACAGCAGACATCCAGAGGGACAAAATCTTCAAATATGCCTCCGAAAGGGAAGAATATTCAATCGCCATCTATTTCAAAAAAATGCATATCCTTGCCGTGAAAATGGGGTATGAATACTCAAAAGCCTGCAAGCTGATCTCGAAAAAAATATCCAATAGTAACCTGAGCGATTTATTTGGTAGGATGGCAACTGCTCTTGCTTCCGGAGAATCCGAGAAAGATTTTCTGATGAATGAAAGGGAAACGATGGGAGAGATATACTCCAACCAGTATGAAAACGACGTCGAATCCCTGAAAAAATGGACCGACGGGTACACCGCCCTCCTTGTTTCGGTTTCCCTTATCGTGACGATGCTACTAATCTCGACAATGATCTATGATATGGGAGACGTAGAGGTTATGGCAGCCCTGGTCCTCTTCATTATGGTTTTCATCTGCGGCATGGGTATACTTATCCTATATGATTCGGCCCCCTCCGAGATCAAACTCCACTCCCTGGAGCAAAAATCCAGGGAACAGCACATAGTAGCAGCTTTAAGCCTTATATTGCTCCCTCTGGGAGCCCTTGCAGTGGGAGTCCTTGTTTATGAAAATGTCCGGATCCCCTATATTTTCCTGACTGCAGCAGCATTCATGGCTCCCATAGGGATCGTGGGCATGATCGATGACCTGAAGATAGAACAGAGGGACAAAAGCTTTCCCGCATTTGCAAAGAGCCTTGGTTCCCTTTCAGGGACCATGGGTGTCACTACCTCAACAGCAATGAAAAAACTTGACCGGGAAAGCGTCGGACACCTGGAACCTCTCATAGACAGGCTCTATACCAGGCTTACCCTTGACCTGGACCCGGACCTGTGCTGGGAAAAGTTCATAGGGGAAAGCGGCTCCGAACTGATCAACAGGTGCACAAAAATTTACAATCATGCGGTCAACCTGGGAGGAGACCCTCTGGAAATAGGGAAAATTGTCTCTTCTTCGAGCCTTGCAATCGTCCTGCTCCGGATGAAACGAAAAATGGTCAGCAAGGGATTCATAGGCCTGAACGTGGTAATGCATGCCGTGATGACCGGTCTGCTCATATTCATTATTGAAATGATGAAAAAATTCAGTGAAGTCCTGACGCAGATGTACGATTCGCACTTTTCAGAGTTCCAGGGAGCAAGCAGTACGGCGGGACTTGGCATGAGCATGTTCAGTGTAGGGAGTAATATAGATTTTTTGTATAAATTCACCATAGGGGCAATTATAATCCTTACAATCGCGGATTCCCTGGTCGTAAAAGTAGTGGATGGAGGAGGAAACTACAAGATATATTTTTACGGAGCGGTCATGTGCCTTATTTCAGCCCTGATGATACTGGTCGTACCACTTTTTGTGGGAAAGATATTCTCCTTTGATTTTTAA
- a CDS encoding DsrE family protein: protein MTKVKKVLLLLKNMVYESTSPQETLKFAKYYRSKGLDVLVILWGPMGVLLGKKDKTRGSPKYDAMMQECIEMGVEFRCCQLASDMIGLKKEELIPGIEFICSRDVAEVFLQYQEENQLIISF, encoded by the coding sequence ATGACAAAGGTCAAAAAGGTATTACTGCTGCTCAAAAATATGGTGTATGAAAGCACCAGCCCGCAGGAAACCCTCAAATTTGCTAAGTACTATCGGAGTAAGGGGCTTGATGTACTGGTAATTCTCTGGGGGCCCATGGGAGTGTTACTTGGAAAGAAAGACAAGACCAGGGGGTCGCCCAAATATGACGCCATGATGCAGGAGTGCATCGAGATGGGAGTGGAGTTCCGTTGCTGCCAGCTCGCGTCGGATATGATAGGGCTTAAAAAAGAAGAATTAATTCCAGGAATCGAGTTTATCTGTTCCAGAGATGTTGCTGAAGTGTTTCTCCAGTATCAGGAAGAAAACCAGCTGATCATCAGTTTCTGA
- the hmgA gene encoding hydroxymethylglutaryl-CoA reductase (NADPH), with the protein MPLESYELDENEKLLLQKILDGDIALRKIEEVADPETAVKLRRLAIQEFAKLEFEHIQNFSFDVETTTKKNIENMIGAIQLPLGVAGRLKVNGEYADSEYYVPLATTEGALVASVNRGCSAITKCGGANVRIFEDEMTRAPVFKLESLDRAKKFYEWVKSPAIFEQMKEVAEKTTRFGKLLSVKPFVAGTYVYLRFSYDTKDAMGMNMVTIATNAVLHLIEDEFGAEPISLSGNMCTDKKPASINTILGRGRTVVAEVTIPAEIVKNTLKCTPESMAEVNYSKNLLGSARAGAIGFNAHAANIIAAIYLACGQDAAHVVEGSTAITSMELTKYEEIHCTVTLPALPLGTVGGGTGLGTQRECLNLLGAAGAGDPPGANARKLAEIVAATVLAGEISLIGAQAAGHLARAHAQLGRGKF; encoded by the coding sequence ATGCCTCTAGAAAGCTATGAACTTGATGAAAATGAAAAACTTCTTTTACAGAAAATCCTGGACGGAGATATCGCCCTTCGCAAAATTGAAGAAGTTGCGGACCCTGAAACTGCCGTGAAGCTCAGGAGGCTTGCGATTCAGGAGTTTGCAAAACTTGAGTTCGAACATATCCAGAACTTTTCCTTCGATGTGGAGACTACAACAAAGAAGAATATCGAAAACATGATCGGGGCAATCCAGCTCCCCCTGGGGGTTGCGGGGCGTCTGAAAGTAAACGGGGAATACGCAGACTCCGAGTACTATGTACCCCTTGCCACGACCGAAGGAGCCCTGGTGGCAAGCGTAAACCGCGGCTGTTCAGCCATTACGAAATGCGGGGGAGCAAATGTCAGGATCTTCGAGGACGAAATGACACGGGCTCCTGTTTTCAAACTCGAAAGCCTTGACCGGGCTAAAAAGTTTTATGAATGGGTAAAAAGTCCCGCAATTTTCGAACAGATGAAAGAGGTCGCCGAAAAGACCACACGCTTCGGAAAACTCCTCAGTGTAAAACCTTTCGTTGCCGGGACCTATGTGTACCTTAGGTTCTCCTATGACACAAAGGACGCCATGGGCATGAACATGGTGACCATCGCAACTAACGCCGTACTCCACCTGATCGAGGACGAATTCGGAGCAGAACCGATTTCCCTGTCAGGCAACATGTGCACCGATAAAAAGCCGGCGTCGATAAACACCATCCTTGGGAGAGGAAGGACCGTTGTGGCTGAGGTGACCATCCCCGCAGAAATCGTAAAAAATACCTTGAAATGCACTCCTGAGTCCATGGCCGAGGTGAACTACAGCAAAAACCTTCTGGGCTCGGCAAGAGCAGGAGCGATCGGTTTCAATGCCCACGCCGCAAACATTATTGCCGCAATCTACCTTGCCTGCGGACAGGACGCAGCCCACGTTGTCGAAGGCAGCACCGCAATCACGAGCATGGAACTTACAAAATATGAAGAAATCCACTGCACAGTAACCCTTCCTGCCCTTCCCCTGGGAACCGTGGGAGGAGGAACAGGCCTGGGTACCCAGAGGGAATGCCTGAACCTCCTCGGAGCCGCAGGCGCAGGAGACCCCCCGGGAGCAAATGCCAGGAAGCTTGCGGAAATCGTTGCAGCCACCGTGCTCGCAGGAGAGATTTCCCTTATAGGAGCCCAGGCAGCAGGCCACCTCGCCAGGGCACACGCTCAGCTCGGTCGCGGGAAGTTCTGA
- a CDS encoding 2-oxoacid:acceptor oxidoreductase subunit alpha — MDYTLRVGGEAGQGLQTIGGALAKVFSRNGFHVFTHQDYMSRIRGGHNFYQVRFSDRRVTASRDVLDILVALDLNTIETHRKSLGEEGIILYDSESIKKTFEEPEFIDVPFKKIALDVGKNRVMVNTVATGAVLGILGMGLEALEGILKTAFKKKGDEIIEKNIACARAGYDYALSSCPRCEAFRLEETGNRKLMLINGLQAIGLGALMSGCKYYSAYPMTPSTGIMNFLASKAGEHGIIVEQAEDEVAAINMAIGASFAGARAMTGTSGGGFALMVEGLSLAGMTETPIVIAEIQRPGPATGLPTRTEQADLLFVLYAGHGEFPRVIFDPGTPKQAFHLTNKAFELAEKYQVPIFIQSDQYLGDSQWTFEGFDPGRLIYNDYRLREADLEGSGEYKRHALSGTGVSLLAVPGEAGKHLVVTDSDEHDEKGHIIEDSETRIEMVRKRLLEKMPLIRKEMEAPYLYGDASPKIVLVGHGSTYGVIREVVDIFSKEQKISMLHFSEIYPLPESDRFDYLDLLENADLAICIENNASGQFAKLFRAETGFEFTHLITRYDGRPFTIESLKEDLHAYI, encoded by the coding sequence CTGGACTACACGCTACGAGTAGGGGGAGAAGCAGGGCAGGGCCTGCAAACCATTGGAGGCGCTCTTGCAAAAGTCTTTTCCCGAAACGGTTTTCATGTATTTACGCACCAGGACTACATGTCCCGGATCCGCGGAGGACATAATTTTTACCAGGTCCGCTTTTCAGACAGGCGGGTGACGGCGTCCAGGGACGTTCTGGACATCCTTGTAGCCCTTGACCTGAACACAATCGAGACGCACAGGAAAAGCCTGGGAGAAGAGGGGATAATCCTTTATGATTCCGAAAGCATCAAAAAGACATTCGAAGAGCCGGAATTCATAGACGTACCTTTCAAAAAAATTGCCCTTGATGTGGGGAAGAACAGGGTAATGGTAAATACCGTGGCAACAGGAGCCGTGCTGGGGATACTGGGGATGGGGCTGGAAGCCCTGGAAGGAATCCTGAAAACGGCATTCAAGAAGAAAGGGGACGAAATAATCGAGAAAAACATTGCCTGTGCCCGGGCAGGATACGATTACGCCCTTTCCAGCTGTCCCCGCTGTGAAGCGTTCAGGCTTGAGGAAACAGGGAACAGGAAACTCATGCTGATAAACGGGCTCCAGGCAATAGGGCTGGGAGCCCTTATGTCCGGCTGCAAGTACTATTCCGCCTACCCGATGACACCTTCCACCGGGATCATGAATTTCCTTGCCTCAAAAGCAGGGGAGCACGGGATAATTGTCGAACAGGCAGAAGACGAGGTAGCAGCCATTAACATGGCGATAGGTGCCTCCTTTGCCGGGGCCAGAGCCATGACAGGGACCTCGGGAGGAGGGTTTGCCCTGATGGTAGAAGGCCTCTCCCTGGCAGGCATGACCGAGACCCCGATCGTGATAGCCGAAATACAGCGCCCGGGCCCGGCAACGGGCCTTCCAACCCGGACCGAACAGGCAGACCTCCTCTTTGTCCTTTATGCGGGACATGGGGAATTTCCCAGGGTCATCTTCGACCCGGGAACCCCGAAGCAGGCTTTCCACCTGACAAACAAAGCCTTCGAACTTGCGGAGAAGTACCAGGTCCCCATCTTTATCCAATCCGACCAGTACCTTGGAGATTCCCAGTGGACCTTTGAGGGCTTCGACCCGGGACGCCTTATCTACAACGATTACCGCCTCCGTGAAGCGGACCTTGAAGGTTCCGGGGAATACAAACGCCATGCCTTATCCGGCACAGGCGTCTCCCTCCTTGCAGTCCCGGGAGAAGCCGGGAAACACCTGGTCGTAACAGACAGTGATGAACACGATGAGAAAGGGCATATCATTGAAGACTCGGAAACCCGGATAGAAATGGTCCGAAAAAGGCTCCTGGAAAAAATGCCCCTTATCCGGAAAGAAATGGAAGCTCCGTACCTTTACGGAGACGCATCCCCAAAAATCGTGCTTGTGGGACATGGCTCTACCTACGGGGTGATAAGAGAGGTCGTGGACATCTTTTCGAAGGAGCAGAAGATTTCGATGCTGCATTTCAGCGAAATATACCCTCTCCCGGAAAGCGACAGGTTCGACTATCTGGACCTTCTGGAAAATGCAGACCTTGCAATCTGTATCGAAAACAATGCCTCCGGACAGTTTGCAAAGCTTTTCAGGGCCGAAACCGGATTTGAGTTTACACACCTGATCACGCGCTACGACGGGAGGCCCTTTACCATTGAGAGCCTGAAGGAGGATTTGCATGCCTACATTTGA
- a CDS encoding 2-oxoacid:ferredoxin oxidoreductase subunit beta: protein MPTFEAYEGQVPAWCPGCGNFQILSSLKQALVELDIEPWEVLLVSGIGQSGKLPHYMKCHTFNGLHGRTLPVATAAKLANDALHVIAVAGDGDCYGEGGNHFIHAIRRNPNVTLLVHDNQIYGLTKGQASPTSDQGTRSKVQPFGSLSEPMNPLALAISLDCSFVARGFAGDPRYLKELMKAAISHKGFALLDILQPCVTFNKVNTFKWYRDRVYKLEEGYDPSDRLKAFERALEWGERIPNGIFFKNNRKTLEELVPVIREKPLVRQKFSPEETKRELEKFY from the coding sequence ATGCCTACATTTGAAGCCTATGAAGGCCAGGTCCCTGCCTGGTGTCCGGGCTGCGGGAACTTCCAGATCCTTTCAAGCCTCAAGCAAGCGCTGGTGGAACTTGACATAGAGCCCTGGGAAGTCCTGCTTGTCTCCGGGATAGGCCAGAGTGGGAAATTGCCTCACTATATGAAATGCCACACCTTCAACGGGCTGCACGGAAGGACTCTCCCTGTCGCTACAGCCGCAAAACTTGCCAACGATGCCCTGCACGTGATCGCCGTTGCCGGGGACGGGGACTGCTACGGGGAAGGGGGAAACCATTTCATCCACGCCATCCGCAGGAACCCGAACGTAACCCTGCTCGTGCACGACAACCAGATCTACGGGCTGACCAAGGGCCAGGCCTCTCCCACCTCGGACCAGGGCACCCGTTCGAAGGTCCAGCCCTTCGGCTCTCTCTCGGAACCCATGAACCCGCTTGCCCTGGCAATCTCCCTGGACTGCAGCTTTGTTGCCCGGGGCTTTGCAGGCGATCCCAGGTACCTGAAAGAATTAATGAAAGCCGCCATTTCCCACAAAGGTTTCGCCCTCCTGGACATCCTCCAGCCCTGCGTGACCTTCAACAAGGTAAATACGTTCAAATGGTACAGGGACCGGGTATACAAACTTGAAGAGGGATACGACCCCTCCGACCGCCTCAAAGCCTTCGAAAGAGCCCTGGAATGGGGAGAAAGGATTCCTAACGGAATTTTCTTTAAAAACAACCGGAAAACCCTCGAAGAACTGGTACCGGTAATCCGGGAAAAACCTCTTGTCAGGCAGAAGTTTTCCCCCGAAGAAACAAAGCGTGAGTTGGAAAAATTTTATTAA